The following nucleotide sequence is from Helicobacter pylori NQ4053.
TTAAAGTTTTAGAAAGTTTAGGCATAGGCAGGCCCAGCACCTACGCCCCAACGATTTCTCTTTTACAAAACAGAGACTACATCAAGGTAGAAAAAAAGCAGATCAGCGCTTTAGAGAGTGCGTTTAAAGTGATAGAAATTTTAGAAAAGCATTTTGAAGAAATCGTGGATTCCAAATTCAGCGCTTCTTTAGAAGAGGAACTAGACAATATCGCTCAAAATAAAGCTGACTACCAGCAAGTCTTAAAGGACTTTTACTACCCTTTTATGGATAAAATTGAAGCCGGGAAAAAGAATATCATCTCTCAAAAAGTGCATGAAAAAACCGGCCAATCATGCCCTAAATGTGGAGGGGAATTAGTAAAAAAGAATAGCCGTTATGGGGAGTTTATCGCTTGCAACAATTACCCTAAATGCAAATACATCAAACAAACTGAAACCGCTAATAATGAAGCCACGCAAGAATTGTGCGAAAAATGCGGAGGAGAAATGGTGCAAAAATTCAGCAGAAACGGGGCGTTTTTGGCTTGCAACAACTACCCTGAATGCAAAAACACCAAATCGTTAAAAAACACCCCTAACGCCAAAGAAACAATAGAAGGCGTGAAATGCCCAGAATGCGGAGGGGATATTGCCTTAAAAAGGAGTAAGAAAGGCTCGTTTTATGGCTGTAACAATTACCCTAAATGCAATTTTTTATCCAACCATAAGCCCATCAACAAGCGTTGCGAGAAGTGCCATTATTTAATGAGTGAAAGAATCTATCGCAAAAAAAAGGTGCATGAATGCATTAAATGCAAAGAGCGTGTGTTTTTAGAGGAAGAGAATGGCTAAAGAAAATCCGCCTGTCGTTTTTGGGCCTGTTTTATCCAGGCGTTTTGGGAAGTCTTTGGGCGTGGATTTATCGCCCTCTAAAAAACAATGCAATTACAATTGCATTTATTGCGAGTTGGGTAAAGCCAAGCCCATTGAGTGCATGGAAGAAGTGATCAAAGTGGAAACCTTGATTAACGCCATTCAAAACGCCCTAAACAACCTTGCTACCCCCATTGATGTTTTAACCATTACCGCTAATGGCGAACCCACGCTATACCCTCATTTATTAGAGCTTATCCAAAGCGTCAAGCCTTTTTTAAAGGGCGTTAAAACTTTGATTTTAAGCAACGGCTCACTCTTTTATGAGCCAAAGGTCCAACAAGCCTTAAAGGAATTTGACATCGTTAAATTTTCTTTAGACGCTATTGATTTGAAAGCCTTTGAAAGAGTGGATAAGCCCTATTCTAAAGACATTAACAAGATTTTAGAGGGGATTTTGAGCTTTTCTCAAATTTATCAAGGGCAACTGGTGGCTGAAGTGCTGTTGATTAAGGGCGTGAATGATAGTGCGAATAATTTAAAGCTCATCGCTGACTTTTTAAAACAAATCAATATAGCCAGAGTGGATTTAAGCACCATAGACAGGCCCTCAAGCTTTAAAGCCCCTAAATTAAGCGAAGATGAATTATTAAAATGCTCTTTATTTTTTGAAGGGCTTTGCGTGAGTTTGCCTAAACGATCCACTGCTCAAGCTAAAAAATTGATTTCTTGCGGTATAGACGAATTGCTCGCTT
It contains:
- a CDS encoding radical SAM protein; the encoded protein is MAKENPPVVFGPVLSRRFGKSLGVDLSPSKKQCNYNCIYCELGKAKPIECMEEVIKVETLINAIQNALNNLATPIDVLTITANGEPTLYPHLLELIQSVKPFLKGVKTLILSNGSLFYEPKVQQALKEFDIVKFSLDAIDLKAFERVDKPYSKDINKILEGILSFSQIYQGQLVAEVLLIKGVNDSANNLKLIADFLKQINIARVDLSTIDRPSSFKAPKLSEDELLKCSLFFEGLCVSLPKRSTAQAKKLISCGIDELLALISRRPLSAEEAPLILDPNAFKHLETLLNHKQITIKKVGSLEFYCAF